A stretch of the Flavobacterium aquiphilum genome encodes the following:
- a CDS encoding NADP(H)-dependent aldo-keto reductase translates to MKYTTLPNTDIKVSKICLGTMTFGQQNTESEGHAQMDYALERGVNFFDTAEMYSIPSKKETYGSTERIIGTWFKKTGKREEVVLASKIAGPNANFGYMRDKLDFSPASIEYALDKSLQRLQTDYLDLYQLHWPERKTNCFGQRGYKFQEDAWEDNFYEVLEVLDGFVKAGKIKHIGVSNENPWGIMRFLEESKYHNLPRIKTIQNPYSLLNRLFENASAEVCFRENVGLLAYSPLAFGVLSGKYLSGEKQPNTRLSLFPQYSRYSSAKSTEATKLYQEVAHKHDLTLTQLAQAFVLQQLFVTSSIIGATTMEQLKENIDTIDVVLSDEILKEINAIQAIIPDPAP, encoded by the coding sequence ATGAAATACACCACTTTACCGAATACCGATATTAAAGTCAGTAAAATATGTCTTGGTACAATGACTTTTGGACAACAAAACACTGAATCCGAAGGGCATGCACAGATGGATTATGCGCTTGAAAGAGGAGTGAACTTTTTTGATACCGCCGAGATGTATTCGATTCCGTCCAAAAAAGAAACGTATGGAAGTACCGAAAGAATTATTGGTACTTGGTTCAAGAAAACCGGAAAAAGAGAAGAAGTGGTTCTTGCGTCCAAAATTGCCGGTCCAAATGCAAATTTTGGTTATATGCGAGATAAATTGGATTTTTCTCCTGCTAGTATTGAGTACGCTTTGGACAAAAGTTTGCAACGTCTTCAAACTGATTATTTGGATCTTTATCAATTGCATTGGCCGGAGCGTAAAACGAATTGTTTTGGACAACGTGGGTATAAATTTCAGGAAGATGCATGGGAAGATAATTTTTATGAAGTTTTAGAAGTATTGGATGGTTTTGTAAAAGCCGGAAAGATCAAACATATTGGCGTTTCCAATGAAAATCCGTGGGGAATCATGCGTTTTCTGGAAGAAAGTAAATACCATAATTTGCCAAGAATTAAAACCATTCAAAATCCATATTCATTGTTGAACCGACTTTTTGAAAACGCATCTGCTGAGGTTTGTTTTAGGGAGAATGTTGGATTATTGGCGTATTCACCTTTGGCTTTTGGGGTATTATCCGGAAAATATTTGTCGGGAGAAAAACAACCTAATACGAGATTGAGTTTGTTTCCGCAGTATTCGAGATACAGCAGTGCCAAATCCACCGAGGCAACAAAATTGTATCAAGAAGTCGCCCACAAACATGATTTGACTTTAACTCAATTGGCTCAGGCTTTTGTATTGCAACAGCTTTTTGTAACGAGTTCCATTATTGGAGCTACTACGATGGAACAACTTAAAGAAAATATTGATACTATTGATGTTGTACTTTCAGATGAAATTTTGAAGGAGATAAACGCTATTCAGGCAATTATTCCAGATCCGGCTCCTTAA
- a CDS encoding OmpA family protein, giving the protein MIKKVFIGLLILGLSTSCVSKKIYNDLEAQYANLKKENQTMAGENAALLASKKQLESEKAALQSNLDNVKSNLAKVQADYDAAKNKMKVMQDSYAALEKNSNEALEANMKKNRDLLAQLDAKAKALAAEEEKLNASAQRLKELEELIAAKEASMKKLKETLSKALNGFEGKGLTVEQKNGKVYVSMENKLLFNSGSWAVGTEGKRAVVEVGKVLGDNPDISVLIEGHTDNDPYAGSGPIADNWDLSTKRATAIVTILGENSKVNKQNLTAAGRSEYAPVASNSTSEGKSKNRRIEIILTPRLDEISKMLNQF; this is encoded by the coding sequence ATGATCAAAAAAGTTTTTATCGGACTTTTAATTCTGGGGCTGTCCACCTCTTGTGTTTCCAAGAAAATCTACAACGATCTTGAAGCGCAATACGCCAATCTGAAAAAAGAAAACCAAACTATGGCTGGCGAAAATGCCGCTTTATTGGCATCCAAAAAACAATTGGAGTCAGAGAAAGCTGCTTTGCAAAGCAATTTAGACAATGTAAAATCCAATCTGGCAAAAGTACAAGCCGATTATGATGCTGCTAAAAACAAAATGAAAGTGATGCAGGATTCCTATGCCGCTTTGGAAAAAAACAGCAATGAAGCATTGGAGGCCAATATGAAAAAGAACCGTGATTTATTGGCACAATTAGATGCAAAAGCAAAAGCACTGGCAGCTGAAGAAGAAAAATTAAATGCAAGTGCTCAGCGTTTGAAAGAATTGGAAGAGCTGATCGCTGCCAAAGAAGCTAGTATGAAAAAACTAAAAGAAACGCTTTCAAAAGCGCTTAATGGTTTTGAAGGCAAAGGTCTGACAGTTGAGCAAAAAAACGGAAAAGTATATGTTTCTATGGAAAATAAATTGCTGTTCAATTCCGGTAGTTGGGCTGTAGGAACCGAAGGGAAAAGAGCAGTTGTTGAGGTTGGGAAAGTGTTGGGAGATAATCCTGATATTTCTGTGCTGATAGAAGGTCATACCGATAATGATCCATATGCTGGTTCAGGGCCAATTGCAGATAATTGGGATCTTTCGACCAAAAGAGCGACTGCGATTGTAACTATTTTGGGAGAAAACAGTAAAGTAAACAAACAAAATCTTACTGCTGCGGGTAGAAGCGAATATGCTCCGGTAGCCAGCAATTCTACATCTGAAGGGAAATCTAAAAATAGAAGAATCGAAATTATTTTGACTCCAAGGTTAGATGAAATTTCAAAAATGCTAAATCAGTTTTAG
- a CDS encoding transglycosylase domain-containing protein, whose product MRTRKQKIFLATKIIVVLLLLTIIGLFSFRENLLHQIIAKTSITMESDYNSKFSVKKASFDGLAGVDLTDITLVPKNADTLFKIQKMKTSVNLWRLLLGDVQLGTLEIKNGYVQLTKKGNIKNFAAFLKKDKSEPVSTKKRDYAEFAYRIISKVLNLVPTDMTMQNLVFKLDDNGKKATVNFKNLTLHQTKLESSIEVKTNTFAQRWRINGMADPRNKKGDLHFFNIDTGAIKVPYFDERYNLKASFDSIRFNIQNIDMSHGELHFDGFSSITNLKLNHKRIANKDVNIKNARFDFRFLLGSDFISIDSSSTVQFNKIKIHPYLSYNTEEDTVYRLRLKTPKIKTQDFITSLPDGLFTHFQGMEATGDFDYNLDFMFNKNKPNTIVFKSNVNKRDVKITKYGNIDLNKLNGEFTYRAIDKGVLQRPVFVGASNPYYTPLDQISPYLQKCVLTSEDPSFMSHHGFINEAFKQSILKNIRTKKFSRGASTISMQLVKNVFLTREKTLSRKLEEILLVYIIEGNRITSKQRMLEVYFNIIEWGPNVYGIGEAAEFYFQKKPADLNVRECLFLATVIPKPKKFMWQFDQEGLQKAYATKQQAFLRNLMFRRGLLVPEDTVGLSAPVTLTGRAHSLLNIKPKDTTVIDSVEMKEEFDF is encoded by the coding sequence ATGAGAACCCGAAAACAAAAAATATTCTTAGCTACAAAAATAATTGTTGTCCTTTTACTCCTTACAATCATAGGCCTTTTTAGCTTCAGAGAAAATCTTTTGCACCAAATTATTGCAAAAACTTCCATTACGATGGAATCTGACTACAACAGTAAATTTTCGGTAAAAAAAGCCTCTTTCGATGGTCTTGCGGGTGTTGATCTTACAGACATTACTTTAGTTCCAAAAAATGCAGACACGCTTTTCAAAATCCAAAAAATGAAAACCAGTGTCAATCTTTGGCGTTTATTGCTTGGCGATGTGCAACTCGGAACCCTTGAAATAAAAAATGGTTATGTACAATTGACCAAAAAAGGAAATATCAAAAACTTCGCCGCTTTCCTCAAAAAAGACAAAAGCGAACCCGTTAGCACTAAAAAAAGAGATTACGCCGAATTTGCCTATCGTATTATCTCCAAAGTCCTCAATTTGGTCCCAACCGATATGACAATGCAAAATCTTGTCTTCAAACTCGATGACAATGGCAAGAAAGCGACCGTAAATTTTAAAAACCTGACGTTACACCAAACCAAATTGGAATCCTCAATCGAAGTCAAAACCAACACTTTTGCACAGCGATGGAGAATCAACGGAATGGCTGACCCAAGAAATAAAAAAGGAGATCTTCATTTTTTCAACATAGACACCGGCGCAATCAAAGTGCCTTACTTTGACGAACGCTACAACCTGAAAGCCAGTTTTGACTCGATCCGTTTCAATATTCAAAACATTGATATGAGTCACGGTGAACTGCATTTTGACGGATTTAGTTCGATTACCAATTTGAAATTAAACCATAAAAGAATTGCCAACAAAGACGTTAATATCAAAAATGCCCGATTTGATTTCCGTTTCTTGCTAGGCAGCGATTTTATTTCTATCGACAGCAGTTCGACCGTCCAATTCAACAAAATAAAAATACATCCGTATCTTTCATACAACACCGAAGAAGACACCGTTTACAGACTAAGGCTTAAAACTCCAAAAATCAAAACTCAGGATTTCATCACTTCCTTACCTGATGGATTGTTTACCCACTTTCAAGGAATGGAAGCAACGGGTGATTTCGATTATAATTTGGATTTCATGTTCAACAAAAACAAACCGAACACCATTGTTTTCAAAAGCAATGTCAACAAACGGGATGTAAAAATAACCAAATACGGAAATATTGACCTTAACAAATTAAACGGGGAATTCACTTATCGGGCGATCGATAAAGGAGTACTGCAGCGTCCGGTTTTTGTGGGCGCAAGCAATCCATATTACACTCCTTTGGATCAAATTTCTCCTTACCTACAGAAATGTGTTTTGACTTCCGAAGATCCTTCGTTCATGTCGCATCACGGTTTTATAAACGAAGCCTTCAAACAATCGATTCTTAAAAACATCCGTACCAAAAAATTCTCCCGAGGAGCAAGCACCATAAGCATGCAATTGGTTAAAAACGTTTTCCTTACCAGAGAAAAAACGTTGTCCAGAAAACTAGAAGAAATTCTGTTGGTTTATATAATTGAAGGCAACCGAATCACGAGCAAACAACGTATGCTTGAAGTGTATTTCAATATTATCGAATGGGGACCAAACGTATATGGAATTGGCGAGGCTGCCGAATTTTATTTCCAGAAAAAACCAGCCGATTTGAATGTACGCGAATGTTTGTTCCTAGCTACTGTTATCCCAAAACCAAAGAAATTCATGTGGCAATTTGACCAGGAAGGTTTACAGAAAGCTTATGCCACCAAGCAACAAGCATTCTTGAGAAATCTGATGTTCCGCCGTGGTTTATTAGTTCCTGAAGATACTGTTGGCTTGTCAGCTCCGGTAACGCTTACAGGTCGAGCACATTCGCTATTGAACATCAAACCAAAAGACACAACCGTAATTGATAGTGTAGAAATGAAAGAAGAATTTGATTTCTAA
- a CDS encoding exodeoxyribonuclease III yields MKIISYNVNGIRAAITKGFLEWLQHASPDVICLQEIKAIEEQIPVSDITAAGYPYQYYYPATKKGYSGVAILSKIEPKNVVYGTGIEHMDFEGRNLRADFDDCSVMSLYLPSGTNEDRLGHKFMYMDDFQKYIDELKKEVPNLIICGDYNICHEAIDIHDPIRNKNVSGFLPEERAWLDKFMKSGFVDSFRHFNKEPHQYSWWSYRAGARGNNKGWRIDYNLVSDSLKEKLKRAVILPDAMHSDHCPILVEIE; encoded by the coding sequence ATGAAAATAATCTCTTACAATGTAAACGGAATTCGTGCTGCCATAACCAAAGGATTTTTAGAATGGTTACAACATGCCAGTCCAGATGTGATCTGTTTACAGGAAATCAAAGCAATCGAAGAACAAATTCCAGTTTCTGATATTACAGCCGCTGGCTATCCCTATCAATATTACTATCCTGCGACCAAGAAAGGTTACAGCGGAGTTGCTATTCTGTCAAAAATAGAACCTAAAAATGTTGTATACGGAACCGGAATCGAGCATATGGATTTTGAAGGACGTAATCTTCGTGCCGATTTTGATGACTGCTCCGTAATGAGTTTGTATTTGCCCTCGGGGACAAACGAAGATCGTTTGGGCCACAAGTTTATGTACATGGATGATTTTCAAAAATATATTGACGAACTCAAAAAAGAGGTTCCTAATCTTATTATTTGTGGAGATTACAACATTTGTCACGAGGCTATTGATATTCATGACCCAATTCGGAATAAAAACGTTTCAGGATTTTTGCCCGAAGAAAGAGCTTGGCTTGATAAATTTATGAAGTCCGGTTTTGTAGATAGTTTTCGTCATTTTAACAAAGAACCACACCAATATTCCTGGTGGAGTTATCGTGCCGGAGCCCGTGGAAATAACAAGGGTTGGCGTATCGATTATAATCTGGTAAGTGATTCGTTGAAAGAAAAATTAAAAAGAGCCGTTATATTACCAGATGCCATGCATTCGGATCATTGTCCGATTTTGGTAGAAATCGAATAA